The nucleotide sequence GATTTGGAGGTAAATAAATGCATCATTTGGTCATAGGCTGCCAGCTCCTGAGAAGCCACATTCGGACTAAAGCAGAGGAAGGCCCATCACCTAGATGTACTCGGAGACTGAAGTGCCTCGTGTTGGGTAAGTCTGCTTTACTATGTTAACACAGGGCAGCTGAGGTAGCATTTTTAGAATCTTGTGCAAGGACGGAAACCGGTTGGAGCTTGAGAGTTCCTGTCATTGCACCTTCTTCCGTCACTTTGTCCACCGGCACGGATGTTTCTCTTTCTTCGTATGATGATCAGGGATCTAGGCGTATCCGAAGGGCTAGGGAGGCACCGTTTGTTCCCAGCGGAATGGCAGGCTTTGCAGCAATTGCTGCGTATGGACCGTATCCATTGAAGAGCAGGGAAGATACTAGAAGGTCTGTTCAGCTGATCCACGTGTGCCTGGCAGCCCAAGGCTTTGTCGTGGGAGCAATGACTCTGGGTGTGGGCTATTCCATGTGTAAGGAATTCTGGGCAAAACCTAAACCTTAGAAAAAGAGAAgctgtcatggggcgcctgggtggctcagtcggttgggcgtccgacctcagctcaggtcatgatctcacggtttgtgggttcgagccccgcgtcgggctctgggctgacggctcagagcctggagcctgcttctgattctgtgtctccctctctctctgcccctcccccgctcatgctcggtctctctctctttctcaaaaataaacattccgaaaaaaaacatttaaaaagaaaaagagaagccatCCTGGTGTTGTTGGTGGTGCTTGCTCTGTACATCGCACGTTGAGCTTATATGTTGAAAATCAATGGCTTGAATGGGTCAGACAACAACGTGGGAATTTAAATATTGTCGTCCTTTCTTGCAGGCTCAATTTGCCTGGTAACCAAATTACTAGTGACTAGTTAGCTGGGTCATTCCAGGGAGTCACATTAGCCCAGAGGAAACACGTCACTTATAAACGTACTCGTTAGTGGTAAAACGTGCATCTTCTTAAAGTCTTCTGACGAAATGAGTGGCAAAGAGAACAACTTGGCAATCCCGAACTCCTCCCAGTGGCTGCAGACTGTCACGTGCTTTGGATGTTCTGTAGGAATCCTGtgtaatttaacttttttctgcCTGTTTTGCAGACTGGTCGAGTACTTCAGTTTCTAGGGCTGGTTGCCTCTTAGACTCCTTTCAGAGCAACACATAGAATATGCTTGCCCACAactgaacgtgtgtgtgtgtgtgtgtgtgtgtttaaaccaAACCTAAAAACCTGATGACAGCTGCTTAGAAGTAGTATTTATTTCAGAATCATGCGTACACATGAGAATAACTTAAGTATGGGTCCCAGTTTAGCTTTTTTTTATAACTGCAGAATTATATTTATGCTGCTGTTGTAttagaataattttgaaatgtcATCTGGAAATGGGAATGTGTATTTTAAGGACTAATGCAAAGGTAAatggaaaacactttttaaatgtatgaaatttgtttatgtttctttgtaAGAAGCATAGATGTGAACCAATTACCTATAATCGAAGTGAGTAGTGATTTGTCAGCAAGGTGGTTTGGTCGGACATTATACACAAACTTTGGTATATTTCAGAATGCTTTATTGCACTTGTGGAATTTTCTTGTCTGACCTGAATTTACATTCTGTGGTGATAACATGGTAAATGTAGTGTTATTAAAGtaagtgaacacacacacacagacacacacacacacacacacacaatttgtgcAAGGACGAAGGACATTTACGTCCGTGTGATTCTCTGAGAATGATGGCCCCTGGG is from Panthera uncia isolate 11264 chromosome A3 unlocalized genomic scaffold, Puncia_PCG_1.0 HiC_scaffold_11, whole genome shotgun sequence and encodes:
- the LOC125936361 gene encoding HIG1 domain family member 1A, mitochondrial-like gives rise to the protein MYSETEVPRVGTETGWSLRVPVIAPSSVTLSTGTDVSLSSYDDQGSRRIRRAREAPFVPSGMAGFAAIAAYGPYPLKSREDTRRSVQLIHVCLAAQGFVVGAMTLGVGYSMCKEFWAKPKP